DNA from Actinomycetota bacterium:
GTGGCGCCGAAGAAGTCGGAGCCGCCGCGCGGCTCGGTAAGCGCCTCCGCGCACACCTTCTCCCCCTTGATGGTGGGCACCAGGAAGCGCCGCTTCTGGTCCTCGCTCCCGAACTGGACGATGCACTCCCCCACGATGCTCACCAGGGAGTAGAGGCAGGTCAGTGGCACTCCCACCAGGGACATCTCGGAGATGGCTATGATCTCGTCTTCCCACTTCAGGCCCCGCCCCCCGTATTCCTCGGGGAAACGCAGGCCGAGGAGGTTCCTCCTTCCGGCCTCCTCCAGGAAAAACCTGGGAAAGGGCGCGATCATGGCATCCATGTCCAGGATGAGCTGGCGGGGGACCCAGCTCACCAGGTCACGCACCTCCTCCTGCAGCCTCCTCTGCCCCTCGCTCATGACGAAGTCGAACATCCTCATCCCTCCCGTGACGGTCTCCCTGCGGACCCGCGGTCCCGAACCTTCGCGCCCCGTGCAGCGCCCTTCTCACCCGCCTTCTTCCCCGCCTTCTTCACTGGTCTCCTTCCCGGCCCCTTTCCCGGCCCCTCACGCTTCCCGGCGACGGGACCGAATTCCCTTTCCTCCAGCTCGGCGATGACCTTCCCCGCCGCTTCCAGGAAAGCTTCCCTCCCGCCGTCTCCCCCTCCCTTCCGTTGCAGGATAGCGAGGAAGTCCCGGGCGAATTCCAGCATCTCGCCGCGTATCTCCAGGAGCTCCTCTATCCTCTCGTCTATCTCGCGGATATGCCGGAACCCGTATTCCAGGGTGCGCACGATCTGCTTCTCCTGGGTGGGGTCGGCGTCGTAGAGCGCGAGGATGTCGGCGAGCTCGGAAAGGGAATAGCCGAAGCGCCTGCCGCGCAGGATGAGCTTGAGGCGCGCCCGGTCCCGCTCGTCGTAGAGCCTCTGGCTCCTGGGGGAGTCGCGGTGGGGAGAGAGCAGCCCCACCTCCTCGTAATACCTGATGGCGCTGGGCGCGATGCCGAATTCTCCCGCCAGCTCCGAGATGGTCATCTTCCTGTCGCGTCCCATGGCCGTCCCGTCATGCCGCCCCGCATACTCCCCCACGGGCTCCCTCGCCTCGTGAGTCACCTACCCGCCGCCGTTTTCGCCGCGTATTCTCCCGCTTCCGCCGCGGCCTCTGCATCGGCGAGGGCCAGGTCCTGGTAGGCGTGGAAGAGGCGGCCGCAGAAATCGTCCCAGCGCGTGCAGACCTCCAGCGTCCTCTCGTTCATCTCGAAGAGGTGCGGTATGGAGAGGAGCTCCCTTATCTCCCGCGAGAACTCCCCCACCAGGGAGGGGTCAGCCCCCCGCAGCACGGAGGCCACGAACTCGTCCGCCGGGTACCATTCCGCCACCCGCTGGAAGTCCCGGTGCATCTGCGTGAGCAGCACGTTGCGGGGCCCCTCCCAGAGCTCGTTCACCAGCCCATCGCGCAGCATGCGGGGGAAAATGGAAAAGTCTTCCATGACGCCGTGGCCCCCGAAGAGGCTGATGCCCCTGCGGGCGAAGTCGTTGGTGTCCGCGGCAACGGTGATCTTCTGCAACATGACCAGCTGGCGCACCTCGAAGCGTCTCCTCTTCAGGTCCAGGGGTTCCCGGGTGGTGAGGCCGGGCGCGAGCCCGCCGGGTAGGGCGATGAAATCGCGGTACAGCCTGAAGCTGCCGGCGATGGTGCGCCGGGTGCACCTCTCGTACTCGGCGATCTGCGCGGCCACCATGGGGAAAAGGTGCAGGGGGAGTCCGAAAGCGGTGCGGAACTCGGCGTACTTCCTGCCCTCGCGCAGCCCCCGCGCCATGCCCGCCCCTCCCCCTATGCCCACCACCAGGCGGGAGATGGTGAGCACGATCCCCACCACGATGGCCACTCCCCTGTCCAGGGGCCCCACCGGGTAGGCGAGCGCCCCGTCGAAGGTGATCTCGGCGGTGGGCAGCTCCACCGTTCCCATCTTCCACTTCAGGCGGTCTATTGTGTACCCGTTGCGTATCTCCCTCTCCTTGTCCCGCCACATGGGGACGACGAAACAGCCCACGCGCTCCGAGCCGCTGGGCTTAGCCGTGACCACGGCGTAGTCGGCCTGGGCAGCCGAGCAGAAGAACTTCCTCCCGTAGATGCGCCATTCCCCGCCCTCCTGCACGGCCTCCACGAGGTTGGCGGGGACGTCGGAGCCGCCCTGGATCTCGGTGACGAACTGGGCGCCTACGGCGTACTCGCCGTCGCGGCCATCCTTCACGTGTGCGAGGATGCGCTGCGTCTCTGGTCTGTCGGCATATTTTTCCAGAAGTGCCGCCAAGCCCCACGTGCAGGCCAGCGGGCATACTATCCCCGCCTCGGAGTTCTCGCTCAAGAGAAAGATCTTCATGAAGCGGGCCCAGGGCGAGACGGCGTCCGAGAACATGCCCTCCGAGAAGACCTCCCTCTCCATGACCTCCGTCTCGTAAGGCCGCACTATGCGGTCGATGCGGTTCCCGTGTCCGTCGAAATGCTTCATGTAGGGCCGGTTCTCGGGCGTGGCCGCCCTCTCTGCGAGATCGCGCCAGCGGAAGGAGGCCTTGCGCGAGAACTCCCTGGCCTCGCGGTCCACCGCTTCTGCCTCGGGGCCCGCGAACGCGCGCAGCATCCTCTGCAGGAAAGGATCGTCCGCGTAGTAATCGACGTTCCTGCGCCACTCGAGGTAAGGGTTGAAGCTGTAGGGGTTGTTCCTGTCCGGTAGAGACATGGTGGCACCTCCTCCGCCTCGCTCCGTCGCCGACGGCTACCCCGCAACCGGGTTCCCGCGCCTCCGCGCCCGCCCGCCAAGGGCGGCGGGCGCAGGTCAGGATTTTTAAAGTTCAATTTAACTTGATATCATAAACCTAATATCCCGCACCCCTGCCTGTCAACCGTATCCCTTGCCGGTCTCCCGATCTTTTTCGAGCAGGAAAGCGCCAACCGAAACGATTCAGCATCCCTTGCCGGCTCCGCTTTTCCCTCGACCTCGTTGCGGTTTTTCGCCTCCCCGACCAACCTGGTCGCCAGGGCGGATAAGTCGAACGTTTCGGGGGTCGCCCCTTTCTTCATCCGGGTTCAGCCTGTTTTGCCGGGATGATGGTACGGCATTGTGCGGCCTCTCGATCCTTTTCGACCCCAAGGCGCCCGGCGAAACGGTAGGCTGGTGCGACCTCTGCGGGGAATATGTATTTCGACCCCCGGGCGCCCGGCGAAACGTCAACGTATCCCCTGCCGCCCGGAAGGCGCCTAGGTAATGCTTGGGCACCCACTCCGCGCGCCCCCTGTCCGCGCTGTTATCCGCGACGCGTTCTGCGGCGCGCGGTTTTACGCGCCACGTCCCTCGCTGCCTCGCCTCCCGCGGCGAGCCCGTTCCCGTCACATCCTCCGGGCCGGCGCCGTACGCGTAATTCCCGTGAAGCCGCGCGGGGACCTCCCCGCCACCCCCCGCTTCCGCCGTCCCGCTGCATCGCGCCGGCTCAGGCCCAGCGGCGCGCCCTCTCCACCGCCCGCTTCCAGCCCGCGTAGAGCTGCTCCCGGGTGGCGGCGTCCATGCGGGGCTCGAAGACCCTCTCCACCCTCCTGGTCCCCAGGATGTCGTCGGGATATCTCCAGTATCCCGCCGCCATGCCCGCCAGGTAGGCGGCCCCCAGTGCCGTGGCCTCGAGCATTTCCGGGCGCTCCACCTGCACCTCGAGGATATCCGCCAGGAACTGCATGAGGAAGTCGTTGCGGGAGGCCCCCCCGTCCGCCTTGATGGCGCGCACCTCGATGCCGGAATCCCCCTGCATGGCCTCGATGACGTCCCGGCACTGGTAGGCGATGGACTCCAGGGTAGCCCTCACCACCTGCTCGCGGGTGGTGGCCCGCGTGAGGCCGATCACCGTGCCCCGCGCGTAGGGGTCCCAGTAAGGGGCGGTGAGCCCGGTGAAGGCGGGGACCACGTAGACTCCGCCGCAGTCGGAGCAGGACTCCGCCAGCTCCTGCGACTCCGCGGCCTCCCTGATTATCTGCAGGTTGTCCCGCAGCCACTGCACGGAGGAGCCCGCGCTGGAGATGATCCCCTCTATCATGTAGGTGGTCTTTCCCCCTATCCTCCAGGCGATGAGGGGGGTGAGCCTGTGCACCGAGGCCATGGGCTCCTCGCCCGTGTTCATGTCGATGAAGGACCCCGTCCCGTTGGTGCACTTCACGCTCCCCGGCTCGAAGCAGGCCTCGCCGAAGAGGGCGGCCTGCTGGTCCGCCACCACGCTGCGGATGGGGATGGGTTCTCCGAAGGCCTCGGTGACCCCGAAGTCGCCGCTGGTCTCCCGTATCTCCGGCAGGCGCAACCCGCCCGGCAGCCCGAAGGGCTTGAGGAGGAGCGGGCTCCAGCGCATGCCGAAGGGGTCATACATGCCGGTGGCGCTCACGTTGGAGTAGTCGGTGGCGTGCACCGCTCCCCGCGTGTACTTCCACACCAGCCAGGAATCCACGGTTCCGAAGAGCAGTTCACCCGCCTCCGCCCTGCGCGCCGCCCCCTCCACGTTGTCCAGGATCCAGCGGGCGTGGGCGGAGGACTGGGCGGGGGTCACGGTGAAGTGCGCCGCGGTGATGAGCAGCTTCCCCAGGCGGTTGCGCCGAAGGCCCTCGCCGAGGACGGCGATTCTCTGGTAAATATTGCCAAGCAGGTGCAGGAAGCGGAACAGCGGGCTGCGGTTGATCTTCTCGCACGTGTCGGACATGCGCGTGTCCTGCCAGGTGATGGCGTTGTACACCGGTTCCCCGCTCGCGCGGTCCCAGAGGAGGCTGGTGGCGCGCTGCGTGGCGATGCCCATGGCCGCGATGCGCGACGGCTCCACGCCCGCCTCCCTCAGGGTCTCCCGCGTCACCTCCACGCACTTCTCGAAGAGAAGGATGGGGTCCTGCTCCGTCCAGCCGGGCCTGGGGAACAACTGCGGGATCTCCGCGTAGGTCTCGTGGAGGATGTTCGCGTCTCGATCGAACAGGGCCGCCCGCACCCCCGTGGTCCCCACGTCGTTCACCAGGATATAGCGATCGTCCATTGGCAGCCCCCTCACTGCATCACATCCTGCAAGTCAAATAATACCATGACCCTGCCCTCGAGGCTTTCGGCATCGCGGCCGCAACGCAGCGACGCCCTTCTCCGGCAAGCTGTCGTCCTCCCGCGCTTTATGGAGGTTCGCGCGCGAGAGAGTGAGCGAGCGAGTGAATGTCCATCCCCCGGCCCGCAAGCAGTGATATGAAACCCACCTGCGGGGGACGGGTGCGGCGAAGACCCGGCGGGGAGATCGGCAGTGGTCCGCGGCGCACTCCATCCCCGCCCCTCACCCCCATTACCCGGCCCCCTCCCCGCAGGCATTGCGGACTTGTACCCATCAAGCCCGGAGAACCATGGGGTCGGTCGCGGCGAGGACGCCTTTCCCAAGTTTTCGGGACTGCGGGTAAGGCACGGGGCGCCGAGCGAGACCGTTACCCCAAGGCTCCGGCCCGGAAGAAGGATTTGCACCCAACCAGGCCGGGAACGACCGAGTTGGTCGCATCTGAGCCCGCGAAGCGAGACCGTCACTCGGCGGCCCGGCCCGGAAGAAGGAGGGAAAAGGGTCAGGGGAGGGGGCGAAGCCCTCTCCCCTGGGTTCACCTAAACCGCAGCATATAGCGCCTGGCCCGAGGCGTTGCGTTTAGGTCGTATCGCCCAGCGCCATCTTCAAGAGCTCGATGAGGTGGTGGTTTTCCAGCCCCGCCGCCGTCGCCGTCTTGCGCAGGTTGAGCACGCACAAGGGGCAGAGGTAGGCCATGGCCTGCGCCCCGTGCTGCACGGCGTCATCGACGTTGCGCCTCCTTATCTCCATGGCCTTCTCCCGGTCGCGCGGCACCATGGGTGACCCGCAGCACATGGCGTGCCTCCGGTCGAACTTCCTCTCCACCCTCTCCACCCCGATGAGGTTGAAGAGCTCGTCCAGCCACTCGTCCTTCCAGGGGGTGTAGCGGGAGGCGCAGGGCTGCTGGTAGGCGACCTTCAACCCCAGGGGCCTTATCTCGTCGCGGCGCTCCCTGGCGCGTTCCAGCAGGTACTCGATGATGTGCACGGGGCGGAAGGGGACCTCCACGCCGTAATCCTTGACCATGGCCGCCAGAAGGGCGTAGCAGTCGTCGTGGTAGAGGACTATCTCCCGCGCGCCGCTCTCGGCCAGGCTGTCCACCACCCTCCGGGCGCCATCGCGCACCGGCGAGTGGTATCCGAGATGCACCCATCCCACGTTGCAGAAGTACCTGCCCCCTTTGAGGAAGGTGCACCCCGCGAAGAGGGGCCCCTCGAACAGCCCCGGTATCAGGTCTCCCACGCTGCAGAGCGAGAGCACCGGCCGGTCGGGTTCGCCCTCCACCACCTCGCTCGGGGCGTTGGGCAGGTTGCGAAAGAGCTGCGTGTTCTCCTCCGGGATGTTCAGCACTCCCGTTTCCTCCTGGCGCTCCAGGATGAGGTCGAAGGGATTGGCGCCCTTCTCGCAGAACTGGTTGCATGCCACGCAGGTGACGCACTCGCTCACGATCTCGGGCGTCTCCCCCTCCTTGAGGCGGCGGAACTGCTCGATGGACTGCTCGCGGTCGTAATCCATGTAGGGACATTTGAGGATGCAGTCGCCGCACAGGTTGCAGAGCTCCTCGTGAAACATCTTTCCCTCCTTGCTCCGGTCGACCGGCCTCGAGCGGGAACACCGCGACAACCATGCTATCACAACAGCGGCAGGCCCGGCGGCGTGTCCGGTTTAACCCGCTCCGCGCGGGGGTAATATCGGTATATGCCGTATATATTTTATGATGCCTATTCAGTTTTACTTGTTTTGCATATATTATTAGGAGGCGGTGGCGCCGGCGGCGCGCCGCAAGGCGGGAAAGGCGGCACGATTTGGGGGATCCAGCGAGGTGAAACGAAGGAGGGATAGTCATGGCTCTGACCTACGGCACGGATGAATGGGAACAGGCCTACCAGGAACTGGTCAAGGAGAGGCAAGCGGCCTCCTCCCCACCCTACATCATGGGCACCCCGGAATGGGTGGACCAGTACGAGAAGGCGGTGCAGAACGACGCCGCCTACAAGGAGGCGGCCAAGGACTGGGAGGGCTCGGTGGTCATCAAGGTCCTGGCCAAGCCGGAGGTGGGCCTGGACAAGGACCTCTACATCTTCATGGACCTCTGGCACGGCGACTGCCGCTCCATGCGCATCGTCCCCCCCGAGGCCGGCGAGGCCGGCGACTTCGTCATCACCGGCGAGTACGAGCGCTGGAAGTCGGTCATAAAGAAGGAGCTGGACACGGTCAAGGGCATGATGCAGGGAAAGCTCAAGCTGAAGGGGGACCTCCCCACCATCGTGCGGGCGGTCAAGGCGGCCACCAGGCTGGTGGAGCTCTCCGCCGAAACCAACCCTCGCTTCCCCGACGAGTTGAGCGCGGAGGAGGTCGAGAGCCTGCGTGAGCTCCTGAAGACGGCCGGGGAGAAGTTCGGCATCTGAGCCCTTCGCTGCTCAGGGACGGCGCGCGGGTCCCCGGCGGCGCTTCCCCGGGGACCCGCGCGGACTGCGCGGCGGGAGGAGGCGGGTCGGCTCCAGGCGCGAGCGGCGATATCGCGAGGGCGGACGTTTTCCGCCCTCGGGCGGCGACTTTACGTATAGGCATCGAGGCAGACCTGGCGGCCCCTACACCGGCCCCGGGGCGGCGCTGAGAAGAAGCGGCCTTTCGACCGCACCGAAAGAGGCTCGCAGGAGGTGTTCCGGACTCACGGGAGGTGGTATGCATGGCCTACGACAAGGACCTCGCCTTTATCTACAGGAACTACACGCGCATCGTCTTCGGCATCAACACCGTCAACGACGTCGGGTCCGAGGTGGATTACCTCAAGTGCTCCCGGGCCTTCATCGTGACGGACAAGGGGGTAAAGGAAGCCGGACTGGTGGAGAAGGTGGAGAAGGGGCTGGGGAGCCGCCTCGTGGGCATGTTCGACGAGTGCCCCCAGGACTCGGGATTCCACATAGCAAGCCAGGCGGCGGAGATGGCGCGCGCGGCGGGCGCCGACTGCCTGGTGAGCGTGGGGGGCGGCAGCTGCATCGACACCGCAAAAGGTGCGGCCATCCTGCTCAAGGAGGGCGGCGACCTGCATGACTACTCCGGGTACCAGCTTCTCACCCGCCCCCAGACCCCACACATCGCCATCCCCACCACCGCCGGGACGGGGAGCGAGGTGACCTACTTCTACGTCATCAAGGACTGGGACAGGAACATCAAGATCGAGTACGGGGACGATTACATCATCCCCAACACCGCCATCCTGGACCCGGTGATGACGCAGGGGCTCCCGCCCATGCTCACCGCCACCACCGGCATGGACGCCCTCACCCACGCCATCGAGGCCATACACGCCACCCCGGCGGAGCCCATATCGGACACCATGGCCTTCGGGGCCATCCGCCTCATCATGGAGTATCTCCCCCGCTGCGTGGAGAACGGGGACGATCTCTTCGCCCGGGGGCAGCAGCAGATCGCGGCCACCATGGCCGGCGTGGCGTTCGGCAACGCCCAGGTGGGGCTGGTGCACGGCATCGCCCACACGGTGGGAGCCGTCTGCGGCGTCCCCCACGGGCTGGCCAACAGCATCCTTTTGCCGCACGTCATGAAGTACAACCTCGACGAGTGCGCGGACCGCTACGCCCTCGTCGCCGAGGCCATGGGGGTAAAGGAGAAGGGCATGAGCGACGAGGAGGCGGCGGAGGCCGCGACCGCCGCGGTGTGGGAGCTGACCAAGAGGATGGGGGTGCCACAGACGCTGCGCGAGGTAAACGTCCCCGAGGAGATGCTCCCCGAGATAGCGGACCTCACGTTGGGCACCGGACCGGTGGTCTTCAACCCCAAGATGATCTTCGAGGCCGAGCAGGTGCTCGAGGTCTTGAAGAACGCCTACTGAGGGGCTTGGGGAAGGGCGCCGGGCGCGGGAAGCGAGTGCCTTTCACGACGGTGCGGCGCAGCGGTACAGCCCGCGATACGGCAGGGCTCCGTAAGAAGGAATATCGTCCCTGAAAGGATGGGGCTTTTAGGAGGAAAGGAGGAGACATGGCCGACATCAGCCTGGGAACGGGCGCGGAGGAGGTCCCCCTGGCGGGGATGCTCGCGGACATGCTCAAGGCGAACCTGGAGAAGCCGGAGAAGCTGAATGACTTCAACAAGTTGAAGGCGCGTGTGCTCATCCACGCCGAGGACGCCGAGGCCAAGATCACCATGGACTTCGACCGCGGCAGGCTTGTGGTCTACGGCGGCGAGGTGGGCAAGCCGAACATATCCATCTCCACCGACGCCGCCACCCTTCTGGACCTGGCCAACATCAAGATCAAGTTCGGGCTGCCCTGGTATTTCGACGAGACCGGCCTGGGCGTGGTGAAGAAGCTGCTGAAGAGGGAGCTGAAGATCAAGGGCATGTTCACCCACCTGGGAGCCCTTACCAGGCTCACCAAGGTCATGTCGCTGAACTGACCGCTTCCACCGCGCCATGTCAGGCAATCCCGGGGGCATGAGCCCATGGCGCGGAGCGCACATTCCCCCGCGAGAGCCGGCGAGGGAAGGCGAAAGGAAGGCGGAGGGGGGTTGCTGCCCAGCCCGAACAAACCATGGCGCGATGTGCGGATCTCCTTTCGGCGGGAGTTCTCGCCTCGGGGTCAGACCGGGACATGTGCCCCGAGGACGACGAGCAAGTCACGTCCCCCGGAACGACAGCGGTAATTAAAGCGAGGTGATACTGATGGCATACGGCAACATGGGCAAGGTGGCGGAGGTGGACCTCACATCCGGCACGGTAAGCGAGATAGAGCTGGACGAGCAGATCTACCGCGACTACATAGGCGGGGCCGGCCTGGCGGCCAAGCTCCTCTACGACCGCGGGAACCTGGACGCCGCGCCCCTGGACCCGGACAACCTCCTCATCTTCGCCACCGGCCCTCTCACCGGGATCGGCTTCTCCGGTTCCAGCCGCCTCTCGGTGGGAGCGCGCTCCCCCCTGACGGGCATCTGGGGACAGGCCTCGTGCGGGGGTAACTTCGGCCCCGAGCTGAAGCGCTGCGGCTACGACGCCCTCATCCTCAAGGGGAAGGCGGATAGGCCAGTCTACCTGCTGCTGGGCAACGACAGCGTGGAGATCGCGCCCGCCGAAGACCTGTGGGGAAAGGACGTCTACGAGACCACCGACATCCTCAAGGAAAGGCACGGCAAGCAGTGCAAGGTCCTCGCGGTCGGGCCAGCCGCCGAGAACGGGGTCCCCTTCGGGAGCATCACCAACGACTACGGGCATCACTTCGGCCGCTCCGGCATGGGCACGGTGATGGCCTCCAAGAACGTCAAGGCCGTCGCCGCCCAGGGCGACAGGAAGATGGAGTACGCCGACCCCGAGAAGGTCAAGGCCATGCAGGAGGAGCACCGCGAGCTGGTGAAGGACAGCATCTTCTGTAGCGCCATCTCCGCCTTCGGCACCGGCGCCAACATGGAGGCCAAGATGTACGAAGGCGACGTGCCCACCCGCAACTGGGGGCAGGGCCTGTGGGAGGAGGGGGCGGAGAAACTCTCCGGCATCGCCCTCGCCGACAGCTTCATAGTGGACCACGCCAGCTGCCGGGGATGCGCGGTGCGCTGCAAGCCCGTGGTGGAGGTGAAGGAGGGGCCCTACGCCATGGGACCCGGCCCGGGACCCGAGTACGAGACGCAGGCCTCCTTCGGCACCATGATCATGAACGACAACCTGGCAGCACTGTGCAAGATCAACGACTTCTGCAACCGCATGGGCATGGACACCATCACCTGCGGTGCCACCGTCGCCTGGGCCATGGACTGCTTCGAGGCGGGCATCCTCAAGCCCGAGGACTACGACGGCGTGGAGCTCAAGTGGGGTGACGTGGACGCCGTCATCGACCTCCTCCCCAAGATCGTCACAAGGGAGGGAAAGCTGGGGGCCCTGCTGGCCAAGGGTTCACGGGCGGCCGCGGAAGAGATCGGAGGAGGGGCGGACGCCTTCCTCACCGACTCCAAGGGACTGGAAGCCCCCATGCACGACCCCCGCTGCAACTGGGGGGATGGCCTCGCCTATGCCGTTTCCATCCGGGGCGCCTGCCACGTATCCAACCTCACCTTCCTCCTTGAGTGGGGGGCCATCGAGTATCCCGAGATAGGGCTGGACAAGAACTACCAGCCGCAATCGGCAGAGTACAAGGCGGAGGCCGTGGCCCTTACCGCGGACCTGGGTTGCATCATGAACTCCGCCTGCTGGTGCGAGTTCCCGGGCACCATCTACTCGGTCACGCAGTGGGCGGAGCTCTTCAACGCCGTTGCCGGGTACGGCTGGGACGTGGAGAAGATGATGGAGGCGGGAGCCCGGGTATGGTTCCTGCAGCGATGCCTGGGCCACATCTGGGGCGCCACGGGAGCCGACGACCGCATCGGCAAGCGCATCATGACCCCCGTGGAGGACGGGGGCATCGCGGGGTCCGTCCCGGACATGGACACCATGCTGCGCGAGTTCTACGAGTACCGCGGCATGACGCCGGACGGCATGCCCACCCGCGAGACGCTGGAGAAGTACGGGCTGGGCTACCTGGCCGACCGCCTCAACCTCTGACATATCCCGGGGTCAGGCCGCGGCCATGTACGTGGCATAGGGCAAGGGAGGGCTCGCCCCTCCCTTTACCCTTTCCCTTTCTTCTTCCGGCGGCCGAGCCGCCGAGTAGCGGTCTTGCGTGCAGGCTCGCTGCGGCCGACCCGGTCTTTTCCAGCCCTGCGGGCGCGGATCTGCCCTTCGCGCCGGCCGTTCCTTACGCGCAGACGGCCACGGGTGACGGCGCCGGGGAAAAGTATTAAAATATTAACGCTTGCTTAATACATCGCGGAACGCCCCCGCGGCGCGCGGCGGAATGTACGGCCCGTCGGCTCTTGCGATAATCCTGCGCGCGATGCACGGGACGAACGGGCCTCCGCCGGAACCACCTCCGGCGGGAGACCCCGCCGGCACGGAGGCACGGACTTCGCACTGCTGCCGGGAGCGTGCGCGGGATCCGCACAAGGGACCACGCGGGATCAGCGCGCGAGACGCGGGGAAGGCGAGGGGGTGATGGATGTCGGGAACATGCGGACAACCTGAGCAGAGGCCCGTCACGCGTGAGGGAGGTGAGGTTATGAGCGACTGGAAAAAGGACGTACAGGTCCTGGTACATGAGGGGAAGATAAGCGTCCCCTACTCCTGGACGGTGGGGAGCACCCTCAGCCGCTTCTACTGCGAGCTGCGCGACAACGGCAAGATATGGGCCAACCGCTGTCCCTCCTGCGGTGCGGTCTTCGTTCCCCCCAAGGCCAAGTGCATCCACTGTTACGGGGAACCCCACGACTGGGTTGAGCTCCCGGGCACCGGCACGGTTGAGAGCTACACCATCGTGCGCTACGAGGAACCCGCCCTCCATCCACGACAGGCGCCCTTCGTCTACGGCCTGGTGCGCATGGACGGAGCCGACACCTGCCTGCTCCACTTCATCGGCGAGGTCGAGCCGGAGAAGGTGAAGGTGGGCATGCGCGTGGAGGCGGTGCTCGAGGAGGAGCGCGAGGGCAACATCCTCGACATCAGGCACTTCCGGCCCCTGGGTTGAGGAAGCGGGGTGATTTTCATGGAAAAAGTTGCCATCATCGGCGTGGCCCAGACCAAGTACGAGCAGGGAAAGCCGGAGACCTTCGCGGAACTCGTCTACGACGTCACGAGGCGGGCGCTGGAGGACGCGGGCATAACCCGCGACGAGGTGGACAACGTGGTCTCCGTTTCCAGCGACTTCTGGGACGGGCGCACCATCTCCAGCATGGCCATATCCGACGCCTCGGGGGCCTTCGGCAAGGACATCACCACCGTGGAGGGGGACGGCACCTTCGGCGCCCTCTACGGGATGATGCGCATCCTCTCCGGCAGCTTCGGCGTGACCCTGGTGTGCGCCCACCACAAGGGCACGGAGAGCAACATGAACGGCATCACCAACTGCGCCTTCGATCCCCTGGTGGAGAGGAAGCTGGGCATCGACGCCGTCTCCTCGGCGGCCCTGCAGGCGCGGCGCTACATGACCAAGTACGCCCTCAAGGAGGAACAGT
Protein-coding regions in this window:
- a CDS encoding SCP2 sterol-binding domain-containing protein translates to MALTYGTDEWEQAYQELVKERQAASSPPYIMGTPEWVDQYEKAVQNDAAYKEAAKDWEGSVVIKVLAKPEVGLDKDLYIFMDLWHGDCRSMRIVPPEAGEAGDFVITGEYERWKSVIKKELDTVKGMMQGKLKLKGDLPTIVRAVKAATRLVELSAETNPRFPDELSAEEVESLRELLKTAGEKFGI
- a CDS encoding iron-containing alcohol dehydrogenase, with the translated sequence MAYDKDLAFIYRNYTRIVFGINTVNDVGSEVDYLKCSRAFIVTDKGVKEAGLVEKVEKGLGSRLVGMFDECPQDSGFHIASQAAEMARAAGADCLVSVGGGSCIDTAKGAAILLKEGGDLHDYSGYQLLTRPQTPHIAIPTTAGTGSEVTYFYVIKDWDRNIKIEYGDDYIIPNTAILDPVMTQGLPPMLTATTGMDALTHAIEAIHATPAEPISDTMAFGAIRLIMEYLPRCVENGDDLFARGQQQIAATMAGVAFGNAQVGLVHGIAHTVGAVCGVPHGLANSILLPHVMKYNLDECADRYALVAEAMGVKEKGMSDEEAAEAATAAVWELTKRMGVPQTLREVNVPEEMLPEIADLTLGTGPVVFNPKMIFEAEQVLEVLKNAY
- a CDS encoding glycerol kinase, producing the protein MDDRYILVNDVGTTGVRAALFDRDANILHETYAEIPQLFPRPGWTEQDPILLFEKCVEVTRETLREAGVEPSRIAAMGIATQRATSLLWDRASGEPVYNAITWQDTRMSDTCEKINRSPLFRFLHLLGNIYQRIAVLGEGLRRNRLGKLLITAAHFTVTPAQSSAHARWILDNVEGAARRAEAGELLFGTVDSWLVWKYTRGAVHATDYSNVSATGMYDPFGMRWSPLLLKPFGLPGGLRLPEIRETSGDFGVTEAFGEPIPIRSVVADQQAALFGEACFEPGSVKCTNGTGSFIDMNTGEEPMASVHRLTPLIAWRIGGKTTYMIEGIISSAGSSVQWLRDNLQIIREAAESQELAESCSDCGGVYVVPAFTGLTAPYWDPYARGTVIGLTRATTREQVVRATLESIAYQCRDVIEAMQGDSGIEVRAIKADGGASRNDFLMQFLADILEVQVERPEMLEATALGAAYLAGMAAGYWRYPDDILGTRRVERVFEPRMDAATREQLYAGWKRAVERARRWA
- a CDS encoding (Fe-S)-binding protein; this translates as MFHEELCNLCGDCILKCPYMDYDREQSIEQFRRLKEGETPEIVSECVTCVACNQFCEKGANPFDLILERQEETGVLNIPEENTQLFRNLPNAPSEVVEGEPDRPVLSLCSVGDLIPGLFEGPLFAGCTFLKGGRYFCNVGWVHLGYHSPVRDGARRVVDSLAESGAREIVLYHDDCYALLAAMVKDYGVEVPFRPVHIIEYLLERARERRDEIRPLGLKVAYQQPCASRYTPWKDEWLDELFNLIGVERVERKFDRRHAMCCGSPMVPRDREKAMEIRRRNVDDAVQHGAQAMAYLCPLCVLNLRKTATAAGLENHHLIELLKMALGDTT
- a CDS encoding SCP2 sterol-binding domain-containing protein is translated as MADISLGTGAEEVPLAGMLADMLKANLEKPEKLNDFNKLKARVLIHAEDAEAKITMDFDRGRLVVYGGEVGKPNISISTDAATLLDLANIKIKFGLPWYFDETGLGVVKKLLKRELKIKGMFTHLGALTRLTKVMSLN
- a CDS encoding acyl-CoA dehydrogenase family protein — protein: MSLPDRNNPYSFNPYLEWRRNVDYYADDPFLQRMLRAFAGPEAEAVDREAREFSRKASFRWRDLAERAATPENRPYMKHFDGHGNRIDRIVRPYETEVMEREVFSEGMFSDAVSPWARFMKIFLLSENSEAGIVCPLACTWGLAALLEKYADRPETQRILAHVKDGRDGEYAVGAQFVTEIQGGSDVPANLVEAVQEGGEWRIYGRKFFCSAAQADYAVVTAKPSGSERVGCFVVPMWRDKEREIRNGYTIDRLKWKMGTVELPTAEITFDGALAYPVGPLDRGVAIVVGIVLTISRLVVGIGGGAGMARGLREGRKYAEFRTAFGLPLHLFPMVAAQIAEYERCTRRTIAGSFRLYRDFIALPGGLAPGLTTREPLDLKRRRFEVRQLVMLQKITVAADTNDFARRGISLFGGHGVMEDFSIFPRMLRDGLVNELWEGPRNVLLTQMHRDFQRVAEWYPADEFVASVLRGADPSLVGEFSREIRELLSIPHLFEMNERTLEVCTRWDDFCGRLFHAYQDLALADAEAAAEAGEYAAKTAAGR
- a CDS encoding MerR family transcriptional regulator; translation: MTISELAGEFGIAPSAIRYYEEVGLLSPHRDSPRSQRLYDERDRARLKLILRGRRFGYSLSELADILALYDADPTQEKQIVRTLEYGFRHIREIDERIEELLEIRGEMLEFARDFLAILQRKGGGDGGREAFLEAAGKVIAELEEREFGPVAGKREGPGKGPGRRPVKKAGKKAGEKGAARGAKVRDRGSAGRPSREG